A window of Papilio machaon chromosome 1, ilPapMach1.1, whole genome shotgun sequence contains these coding sequences:
- the LOC106714230 gene encoding DNA primase large subunit: MDLKIKRKSVRTAYTSNLLESYPHDLQMYKIPPVEDIRLQEFETLALERLTLLRCLATATTLKGLRVYSDEWKDFIINELRTQGLKYYANLCDMSGCGTNESDLLARRKDHIGHFILRLAYCRTEELRRWFVARELELFKMRFMTMSPKAVEEFFKINQLCYTSISDEEKNELMPYLRESTMHQKIDSLKFYKVKFYEVLDLVKARKVYIQGGYAYIPDKDFISVLSAQYRIHLKQSLAIAYHHLGEIEQDERLVGLLKGLHQSYSGNDYSETKVTIPIESLDSLAVKSFPMCMRQLHEQLRLSHHLKHSGRLQYGLFLKGIGVTLEDSLRFWRDEFTKIMELDKFEKQYAYNIRYNYGKEGSKRNYSAFNCLKIINNNVGPGDCHGCPYRHCDPSNLKNRLKGYGIENQALNDIVEMAKKGHYQIACSKYFDAAHNTDLGLGINHPNQYFEESQKLLNVGNKVEIKKETKIVKKEKTNTFEEMDFDEISE, from the exons atggatttaaaaattaaaagaaaatcggtACGAACCGCTTACACAAGTAATCTTTTGGAAAGTTACCCACATGACctacaaatgtataaaattccTCCCGTAGAAGACATAAGACTGCAGGAATTTGAAACTTTGGCTTTAGAAAGGCTAACTTTATTAAGATGTCTGGCGACTGCCACAACTCTAAAAGGCTTACGAGTATATTCAGATGAGTGGAAAGATTTCATCATAAATGAACTAAGGACGCagggtttaaaatattacgctAATTTATGTGACATGTCAGGTTGTGGAACCAATGAAAGCGATTTACTCGCGAGGCGTAAAGATCACATTGGGCATTTTATCCTTAGATTGGCTTATTGTAGAACGGAAGAATTGCGCAGATGGTTTGTTGCGAGAGAGTTAGAATTATTCAAAATGCGATTTATGACAATGTCGCCTAAAGCTGttgaagaattttttaaaataaatcaattatgcTACACTAGTATTTCAGATGAAGAAAAAAACGAATTAATGCCGTACTTAAGAGAATCCACAATGCACCAAAAGATTGATTCCCTGAAATTTTATaaggttaaattttatgaagttCTTGATCTGGTAAAAGCACGAAAAGTTTATATACAAGGTGGATATGCATACATACCtgataaagattttatttctgttttgtcagcACAGTACAGGATACACTTGAAACAAAGTTTAGCCATTGCTTATCATCATCTGGGAGAAATTGAACAGGATGAGAGGCTTGTTGGTTTGCTTAAAGGACTTCACCAATCTTATTCCGGAAATGACTACAGCGAAACAAAAGTGACAATCCCAATTGAATCCTTAGATTCTCTCGCAGTTAAATCATTTCCTATGTGTATGAGACAACTTCATGAGCAGTTAAGACTAAGTCATCACTTAAAACATAGTGGCAGGTTACAGTATggactatttttaaaaggaatCGGGGTAACTCTTGAAGACTCATTAAGATTCTGGAGAGATgaattcacaaaaataatggAATTGGACAAGTTTGAAAAGCAGTATGCAtataatataagatataaCTACGGTAAAGAAGGTAGCAAGAGGAACTACTCTGCTTTtaactgtttaaaaattattaataataatgttggtCCAGGGGATTGTCATGGATGTCCATATAGACACTGTGATCcgagcaatttaaaaaataggcTTAAAGGCTATGGAATAGAAAATCAAG CTCTGAATGATATAGTAGAGATGGCAAAGAAGGGGCATTATCAAATAGCTTgcagtaaatattttgatgcaGCTCACAACACTGATCTTGGTCTGGGAATTAATCATCCGAATCAATATTTTGAGGAAAGTCAGAAACTTCTTAATGTTGGCAATAAGGTAGAAATTAAGAAAGAAACAAAGatagttaaaaaagaaaaaactaatacTTTTGAAGAgatggattttgatgaaatatctgaa